In Prionailurus viverrinus isolate Anna chromosome C2, UM_Priviv_1.0, whole genome shotgun sequence, one DNA window encodes the following:
- the FAM131A gene encoding protein FAM131A isoform X3: protein MLPKSRRALTIQEIAALARSSLHGISQVVKDHVTKPTAMAQGRVAHLIEWKGWSKPSDSPAALESAFSSYSDLSEGEQEARFAAGVAEQFAIAEAKLRAWSSVDGEDSTDESYDEDYPGGTDSDMAGQLPLGPHLQDLFTGHRFSRPMRQGSVEPESDCSQTVSPETLCSSLCSLEDGLLGSPARLASQLLGDELLLAKLPPSRESAFRSLGPLEAQDSLYNSPLMESCLSPAEEEPAPCKDCQPLCPPPVGSWERQRQASDVASSGVVSLDADEAEPEEQ from the exons GTATTTCCCAGGTGGTAAAGGACCACGTGACCAAGCCCACTGCTATGGCCCAGGGCCGAGTGGCTCACCTCATTGAATGGAAGGGCTGGAGCAAGCCAAGCGACTCACCTGCTGCCCTGGAATCAGCCTTTTCCTCCTATTCGGACCTCAGCGAGGGTGAACAAGAGGCTCGCTTTGCAGCAG GAGTGGCCGAGCAGTTTGCCATTGCAGAAGCCAAGCTCCGGGCGTGGTCTTCGGTGGATGGTGAGGATTCTACTGATGAATCCTATGATGAAGACTACCCTGGAGGAACTGACTCAG ATATGGCTGGGCAGCTGCCCCTGGGGCCCCACCTCCAGGACCTCTTCACTGGCCACCGATTCTCCAGGCCTATGCGCCAGGGCTCTGTGGAGCCTGAGAGCGACTGCTCGCAGACCGTGTCCCCAGAGACCCTGTGCTCTAGTCTGTGCAGCCTGGAGGATGGGTTGCTGGGCTCCCCAGCCCGCCTGGCCTCCCAGCTGCTGGGTGACGAGCTGCTCCTCGCCAAACTGCCCCCCAGCCGGGAAAGTGCCTTCCGTAGCCTGGGCCCATTGGAGGCCCAGGACTCGCTCTACAACTCGCCCCTCATGGAGTCCTGCCTTTCCCCCGCCGAGGAGGAGCCAGCCCCCTGCAAGGACTGCCAGCCTCTCTGCCCGCCACCAGTGGGCAGCTGGGAACGGCAGCGGCAAGCCTCTGATGTAGCTTCTTCTGGGGTGGTGTCCTTAGACGCGGATGAGGCAGAGCCAGAGGAACAGTGA